In Rahnella variigena, one DNA window encodes the following:
- the ribH gene encoding 6,7-dimethyl-8-ribityllumazine synthase: MNVIEGVVATPNARVAIAIARFNNFINDSLLSGAVDALKRIGQVSDDNITVVWVPGAYELPLATRALAESGKFDAVVALGTVIRGGTAHFEFVAGECSSGLSSVAMNSEIPVAFGVLTTESIEQAIERAGTKAGNKGAEAALTALEMINVIKAIKA, from the coding sequence ATGAACGTTATCGAAGGTGTTGTAGCCACGCCTAACGCGCGCGTAGCGATCGCGATTGCTCGTTTTAACAACTTTATCAACGACAGCCTGCTTTCCGGCGCTGTTGATGCGTTAAAGCGTATCGGTCAGGTCAGCGATGACAACATCACCGTAGTCTGGGTCCCGGGCGCATACGAATTGCCTCTGGCAACCCGTGCACTGGCTGAAAGCGGTAAATTTGACGCGGTTGTTGCACTTGGCACCGTGATCCGCGGGGGCACTGCCCACTTTGAATTTGTAGCGGGCGAATGCAGCTCTGGCCTGTCCAGCGTTGCCATGAACAGCGAAATCCCGGTTGCCTTTGGCGTGCTGACCACAGAAAGCATTGAACAAGCCATCGAACGCGCAGGGACAAAAGCCGGTAACAAAGGTGCAGAAGCTGCACTGACCGCGCTTGAAATGATTAATGTTATCAAGGCTATTAAGGCCTGA
- the thiL gene encoding thiamine-phosphate kinase, which translates to MSCGEFDVITRYFNRYRTARQDVHLGIGDDCALLTVGEKQLLAVSTDTLVEGIHFLKTISPADLGYKALAVNLSDLAAMGADPAWVSLALTLPEVNADWLQAFSDSLFDQLNYYGMQLIGGDTTRGPLSMTLTIQGLVPAGRALTRSGAGIGDWIFVTGTLGDSAAGLAILLEQLNVTESDTREFLLKRHLRPSPRVLQGQALRDLATSAIDLSDGLISDLKHILNASECGARLDLDAIPLSAALKNVTDPEQALKWALTGGEDYELCFTVPEINRGALDVALSHLGVDFTCIGQIAPLSEGIKFLRSGAPVELEWQGFDHFAAEELL; encoded by the coding sequence ATGTCATGCGGCGAATTTGATGTAATCACTCGCTACTTTAACCGTTACAGAACCGCCCGACAGGACGTTCATTTAGGCATTGGTGATGATTGTGCCTTACTGACGGTTGGCGAGAAGCAGCTGTTAGCAGTCAGTACCGACACTCTGGTTGAAGGCATTCATTTTCTAAAAACGATTTCACCGGCCGATTTGGGCTATAAAGCTCTGGCGGTAAACCTCAGTGATCTGGCCGCGATGGGCGCTGATCCTGCCTGGGTTTCTCTGGCACTGACGTTGCCGGAAGTCAACGCCGACTGGCTGCAGGCATTCAGCGACAGTCTGTTTGATCAACTTAATTATTACGGCATGCAGCTGATTGGCGGCGACACCACCCGCGGTCCGCTGAGCATGACGTTAACCATTCAGGGGCTGGTACCCGCAGGGCGCGCATTAACCCGTTCCGGCGCAGGTATTGGTGACTGGATTTTCGTGACCGGAACGCTGGGCGACAGCGCTGCGGGGCTCGCCATTCTGCTGGAACAGCTGAATGTGACGGAGTCCGATACCCGTGAATTCCTGCTTAAGCGTCATCTTCGGCCGTCGCCGCGCGTGTTGCAGGGGCAGGCATTGCGTGATTTAGCGACATCCGCTATCGATCTCTCCGACGGGCTGATTTCGGATCTTAAACATATACTGAATGCCAGTGAATGTGGCGCGCGCCTCGATCTCGACGCGATCCCGTTATCTGCGGCATTAAAGAATGTCACGGATCCTGAGCAGGCGCTGAAATGGGCACTGACCGGTGGTGAAGATTACGAGCTTTGCTTCACCGTGCCGGAAATCAACCGTGGCGCGCTGGATGTAGCGCTAAGCCATCTGGGTGTTGATTTCACCTGTATCGGGCAGATTGCGCCGCTGTCTGAAGGAATTAAATTTTTGCGTTCAGGCGCACCGGTAGAACTTGAATGGCAGGGTTTTGATCACTTTGCCGCAGAGGAATTGCTGTGA
- the pgpA gene encoding phosphatidylglycerophosphatase A, whose amino-acid sequence MAAAKKRLNLRNPWHLLATGFGSGLFPVGPGTAGSIAAIPFWIVMTYLPWQVYSMIVMFSICIGVYLCRQTARDMRVHDHGSIVWDEFVGMWITLMAIPVNDWRWVLIGFIVFRVLDIWKPWPIRWFDRNVQGGMGIMIDDVVAGVLGAAIIYLIGHHWPIGLF is encoded by the coding sequence ATGGCTGCGGCCAAAAAACGTTTAAATCTGCGTAATCCATGGCACTTGCTGGCAACCGGTTTTGGCAGCGGATTATTCCCGGTCGGGCCGGGCACCGCAGGTTCCATCGCCGCGATCCCGTTCTGGATTGTCATGACGTACCTGCCGTGGCAGGTCTATTCCATGATCGTCATGTTCAGTATCTGTATCGGCGTGTATCTCTGCCGTCAGACCGCGCGCGACATGCGGGTTCATGATCACGGCAGCATTGTGTGGGATGAATTTGTCGGCATGTGGATCACGCTGATGGCGATCCCTGTGAATGACTGGCGCTGGGTGTTGATCGGGTTTATCGTTTTCCGCGTACTGGATATCTGGAAACCCTGGCCGATCCGCTGGTTTGATCGCAACGTGCAGGGCGGAATGGGCATCATGATCGATGATGTCGTCGCCGGTGTATTGGGTGCGGCGATCATCTATCTGATCGGGCATCACTGGCCGATTGGCTTGTTCTGA
- the secD gene encoding protein translocase subunit SecD, giving the protein MLNRYPAWKYLMLIVVVIVGLLYALPNLYGEDPAVQITGARGSDASEATLDQVRNVLDQSKIQIKSVALENGAILARFKDTDVQLRAREALTEALGDKFVIALNLAPATPRWLSMLGAEPMKLGLDLRGGVHFLMEVDMDTALSKLQEQTMDNMRSDLRDKNIPYATVRKLDNYGVEVRFRDAATRDSAVSYLSPRHRDLVITNSGDNAARVVMTDARLSEAREYAVQQNITILRNRVNQLGVAEPLVQRQGADRIVVELPGIQDTARAKEILGATATLEFRLVNTNVDASAASTGRVPGDSEVKNMRDGRPVVLYKRVILTGDHITDSTSSMDEYNQPQVNISLDSAGGNAMSNFTKDNIGKPMATLFVEYKDSGKKDANGRSILAKQEEVINVATIQSRLGNSFRITGVNDPNEARQLSLLLRAGALIAPIQIVEERTIGPTLGMQNITQGLEACLWGLVASILFMVVWYRKFGIIATTALVANLILIVGIMSLLPGATLTMPGIAGIVLTLAVAVDANVLINERIKEELKNGRSVQQAIHEGYKGAFSSIVDANITTLITAIILYAVGTGSIKGFAITTAIGVATSMFTSIVGTRAIVNLVYGGKRIKKLSI; this is encoded by the coding sequence GTGTTAAACCGTTATCCTGCGTGGAAGTATCTGATGTTGATCGTTGTGGTCATCGTCGGTTTGCTTTATGCACTTCCCAACCTTTATGGTGAGGATCCGGCTGTTCAAATCACTGGTGCTCGGGGTTCCGACGCCAGTGAAGCAACGCTGGACCAAGTCCGTAACGTATTAGATCAAAGCAAAATCCAGATCAAATCAGTTGCTCTGGAGAATGGCGCTATTCTTGCCCGTTTCAAAGACACGGATGTACAGCTTCGTGCACGTGAAGCGCTGACTGAAGCGCTGGGCGACAAGTTTGTTATTGCACTGAACCTCGCGCCGGCAACGCCGCGCTGGTTGAGCATGCTGGGCGCTGAGCCGATGAAGCTGGGCCTCGACTTGCGTGGTGGTGTTCACTTCCTGATGGAAGTGGATATGGATACCGCGCTGAGTAAGCTGCAAGAGCAAACGATGGACAACATGCGCAGCGACCTGCGCGACAAGAATATTCCTTATGCCACGGTGCGTAAGCTCGACAACTATGGCGTTGAAGTGCGTTTCCGCGATGCTGCTACCCGTGATTCTGCGGTCAGCTACCTGAGCCCACGTCACCGCGATTTAGTGATCACCAACAGCGGCGATAATGCAGCTCGCGTGGTGATGACTGATGCTCGCCTGAGTGAAGCGCGCGAGTATGCCGTTCAGCAAAACATCACTATCCTGCGTAATCGTGTCAACCAATTGGGTGTCGCCGAGCCGCTGGTACAGCGTCAGGGTGCTGACCGTATCGTGGTTGAGTTGCCGGGTATTCAGGATACTGCGCGTGCTAAAGAAATTTTAGGCGCGACCGCGACACTGGAATTCCGTCTGGTAAACACCAATGTGGATGCTTCTGCTGCTTCAACCGGTCGTGTACCGGGCGACAGCGAAGTGAAAAACATGCGTGATGGCCGTCCGGTAGTTCTGTACAAACGCGTGATCCTGACCGGTGACCATATCACTGATTCTACATCCAGCATGGATGAGTACAATCAGCCGCAGGTTAACATCTCTCTCGACAGCGCTGGCGGTAACGCCATGTCTAACTTTACGAAGGATAACATCGGCAAACCGATGGCTACCCTGTTCGTGGAATACAAAGACAGCGGTAAGAAAGATGCGAATGGCCGTTCGATTCTGGCGAAACAGGAAGAAGTCATCAACGTGGCGACGATTCAGTCACGTCTGGGTAACAGCTTCCGTATCACCGGGGTGAACGATCCGAATGAAGCCCGTCAGCTTTCTCTGCTGCTGCGCGCCGGTGCGTTGATCGCGCCAATTCAGATTGTTGAAGAACGTACTATCGGCCCGACCTTAGGGATGCAAAACATCACTCAGGGTCTGGAAGCGTGCTTGTGGGGTCTGGTGGCATCCATTCTGTTCATGGTGGTTTGGTACCGTAAGTTCGGCATTATTGCCACGACTGCGCTGGTGGCTAACCTGATTCTGATTGTCGGGATCATGTCGCTGCTGCCGGGGGCAACGCTGACCATGCCGGGTATTGCCGGTATCGTGCTGACGCTGGCGGTAGCCGTCGACGCCAACGTACTGATAAACGAACGTATCAAGGAAGAGCTGAAGAACGGACGTTCCGTTCAGCAGGCGATTCATGAAGGCTATAAAGGCGCGTTCTCCAGTATCGTCGATGCCAACATTACTACCCTGATCACGGCAATTATTCTTTATGCAGTGGGTACCGGTTCGATCAAAGGCTTTGCTATCACCACCGCTATCGGTGTAGCAACCTCGATGTTTACGTCGATCGTGGGAACCCGTGCAATCGTGAACCTGGTTTACGGCGGCAAACGCATTAAAAAGCTGTCTATCTGA
- the dxs gene encoding 1-deoxy-D-xylulose-5-phosphate synthase — MSLELAKYPTLALAENPEDLRSLPKESLPKLCDELRQYLLASVSQSSGHFASGLGTVELTVAMHYVYNTPFDHVVWDVGHQAYPHKILTGRRDRISTIRQKGGLHPFPWRGESEYDTLSVGHSSTSISAGLGMAVAAEREGKGRRTVCVIGDGAITAGMAFEAMNHAGDIKPDMLVILNDNEMSISENVGALNNHLAQLLSGKLYSRLREGGKKVLSGLPPIKELVRRTEEHLKGMMVPGTLFEELGFNYIGPVDGHDVVALAQTLKNMRDLKGPQLLHIMTKKGKGYEPAEKDPISFHAVPKFDPASGTLPKSKEGLPTYSKIFGDWLCETAAKDSKLMAVTPAMREGSGMVRFSREYPQQYFDVAIAEQHAVTFAAGLAIGGYKPIVAIYSTFLQRAYDQVIHDVAIQNLPVLFAIDRGGIVGADGQTHQGAFDLSFLRCIPNMTIMTPSDENECRQMLHTGYHHNSGPVAVRYPRGNGTGATCEPLASLPIGKGVVRREGEKVAILNFGTLLPEALAAAEKRNATVVDMRFVKPLDDALIQELAASHEVLVTLEENAIMGGAGSGVNELLMSKRILVPVLNIGLADSFVPQGTQDEIRHDVGLDAEGIDRQITDWMA, encoded by the coding sequence ATGAGTCTTGAATTAGCCAAATACCCGACACTGGCGCTGGCGGAGAATCCTGAAGATCTCCGCTCACTCCCTAAAGAGAGTCTGCCTAAGCTCTGCGATGAACTGCGCCAATATTTATTGGCCAGCGTCAGCCAGTCCAGCGGACACTTTGCGTCCGGTCTGGGAACGGTGGAACTGACCGTTGCTATGCATTATGTCTACAACACGCCATTCGACCACGTTGTCTGGGATGTCGGCCATCAGGCCTATCCGCACAAAATTCTGACCGGCCGTCGTGACCGTATTTCTACCATCCGCCAGAAAGGCGGTCTGCACCCGTTCCCGTGGCGCGGTGAAAGCGAATACGACACGTTGTCCGTGGGTCACTCATCGACGTCCATCAGTGCAGGTCTGGGCATGGCTGTGGCTGCCGAGCGTGAAGGCAAAGGCCGCCGCACCGTGTGTGTGATTGGCGACGGCGCGATCACCGCGGGTATGGCGTTTGAAGCGATGAACCATGCGGGCGATATCAAACCCGACATGCTGGTTATCCTCAATGACAACGAAATGTCGATTTCCGAAAACGTCGGCGCGCTGAATAATCATCTGGCACAGCTCTTGTCCGGCAAACTGTATTCACGCCTGCGTGAAGGCGGTAAGAAAGTCCTGTCCGGCCTGCCACCGATTAAAGAACTGGTGCGCCGTACCGAAGAACACCTGAAAGGCATGATGGTGCCGGGCACGCTGTTTGAAGAACTCGGCTTTAACTATATCGGGCCAGTTGATGGTCACGACGTGGTGGCGCTGGCGCAAACGCTGAAAAATATGCGCGACCTGAAAGGCCCGCAGTTACTGCATATCATGACCAAAAAAGGCAAAGGCTACGAGCCCGCCGAAAAAGATCCGATCAGTTTTCATGCGGTGCCGAAATTCGATCCGGCTTCCGGCACACTGCCGAAAAGCAAAGAAGGTCTGCCAACGTATTCGAAGATCTTCGGTGACTGGTTGTGCGAAACCGCCGCCAAAGACAGCAAGCTGATGGCAGTCACGCCAGCGATGCGTGAAGGCTCGGGCATGGTGCGTTTCTCGCGAGAATATCCTCAACAGTATTTCGATGTGGCGATTGCCGAGCAGCACGCGGTGACATTTGCCGCCGGTCTGGCAATTGGCGGATACAAACCGATCGTCGCAATCTACTCGACATTCCTGCAACGTGCTTACGATCAGGTGATCCACGATGTGGCGATCCAAAATCTGCCGGTGCTGTTTGCCATCGATCGCGGCGGTATTGTCGGTGCCGACGGACAAACGCATCAGGGCGCATTCGATCTCTCTTTCCTGCGCTGTATCCCGAACATGACCATCATGACGCCGAGCGACGAGAACGAATGTCGTCAGATGCTGCATACCGGTTATCACCATAACAGCGGGCCGGTTGCCGTGCGTTATCCGCGTGGTAACGGGACGGGCGCCACCTGTGAACCGCTGGCGTCATTGCCCATCGGTAAAGGCGTGGTGCGCCGTGAAGGCGAAAAAGTCGCGATCCTCAACTTCGGTACATTGCTGCCGGAAGCGCTGGCTGCGGCAGAAAAACGTAACGCCACCGTGGTGGATATGCGCTTTGTGAAACCGCTGGATGACGCGTTAATTCAGGAACTGGCCGCCAGCCATGAAGTGCTGGTCACGCTTGAAGAAAACGCCATCATGGGCGGCGCAGGCAGCGGCGTGAACGAACTGCTGATGTCTAAGCGTATCCTGGTGCCGGTGCTGAATATCGGTCTGGCGGACAGCTTTGTCCCGCAGGGCACGCAAGACGAAATCCGTCATGATGTAGGGCTGGATGCCGAAGGCATCGACCGTCAGATCACCGACTGGATGGCCTGA
- a CDS encoding DUF3251 domain-containing protein, translating into MTKHPRFLLACAALFSLAGCAKQNPQMPELKTEVGQLNQKLQRLTDLAIALEQQTTLNRQSSNGVYLLPAAKSAALLKSDIGQLEVQLIRVAPDATGVQAVLEIKNTSGQPLPPFTASLSWGQLDPVTGKPLTVDMQTQTITVEPDLLPGPVKTVEVKFNQVTVDTLGFVHLHNIVATPPAQPVVATATAPVVAK; encoded by the coding sequence ATGACGAAACACCCGCGATTTTTACTGGCCTGTGCCGCGTTATTCAGTCTGGCGGGCTGCGCGAAGCAAAATCCTCAAATGCCGGAACTTAAAACGGAAGTGGGTCAGCTCAATCAAAAACTGCAACGCCTGACAGATCTGGCCATCGCGCTGGAGCAGCAGACCACGCTTAACCGCCAGTCATCGAATGGCGTGTATTTATTGCCGGCAGCGAAAAGCGCCGCGCTGCTGAAAAGTGATATCGGCCAGCTGGAAGTTCAGCTGATCCGCGTCGCTCCGGATGCCACAGGCGTTCAGGCCGTGCTTGAAATCAAAAACACCTCCGGTCAGCCATTGCCGCCGTTTACGGCTTCTTTAAGCTGGGGACAGCTGGATCCGGTCACCGGCAAACCGCTGACCGTCGATATGCAAACCCAGACGATTACTGTCGAGCCAGATTTATTGCCGGGGCCGGTGAAAACCGTCGAGGTGAAGTTTAATCAGGTGACTGTCGACACGCTGGGATTTGTACACCTGCATAATATTGTGGCGACACCGCCGGCACAGCCGGTCGTAGCGACTGCCACAGCGCCTGTCGTGGCTAAATAG
- the secF gene encoding protein translocase subunit SecF — protein MRWDNVAFCISGLLFIASVAIMGVRGFNWGLDFTGGTVIEISLSQPANLDDMRADLEKAGFKDPVVQNFGSSRDVMVRLPPVSGNAGQELGNKVLSLVNADIDKDATVKRVEFVGPSVGNDLAQAGGMALLMALICILIYVGFRFEWRLALGAVIALAHDVIITMGVLSLFRIEIDLTIIASLMSVIGYSLNDSIVVSDRIRENFRKIRRGNSYEIMNVSLTQTLSRTIMTSATTLMVVLMLYIFGGALLEGFSLTMLIGVSIGTVSSIYVASALALKLGMKREHMLQQKVEKEGADQPSILP, from the coding sequence ATGCGCTGGGACAACGTGGCCTTCTGTATTTCAGGCCTGTTGTTTATCGCTTCCGTCGCGATTATGGGTGTTCGCGGATTCAACTGGGGTCTGGACTTCACTGGCGGTACCGTCATTGAAATCAGCCTCAGTCAGCCCGCTAACCTCGACGACATGCGCGCCGATCTGGAAAAAGCAGGATTCAAGGATCCTGTTGTTCAGAACTTTGGCAGCAGCCGTGACGTGATGGTTCGCCTTCCGCCTGTTTCCGGTAATGCCGGTCAGGAACTGGGGAATAAAGTCCTCAGCCTGGTAAACGCTGATATCGACAAAGACGCCACCGTAAAACGTGTCGAGTTTGTGGGTCCGAGCGTGGGTAACGATCTGGCGCAGGCTGGCGGCATGGCGCTGCTGATGGCGCTGATTTGTATCCTGATTTACGTCGGGTTCCGTTTTGAATGGCGACTGGCGCTGGGTGCGGTAATCGCACTGGCGCACGACGTGATCATCACCATGGGCGTATTGTCGCTGTTCAGGATCGAAATTGACCTGACCATTATCGCGTCCCTGATGTCGGTTATCGGCTACTCGCTGAATGACTCCATTGTGGTGTCGGACCGTATTCGTGAAAACTTCCGCAAAATTCGTCGCGGTAACTCTTACGAAATCATGAACGTGTCCCTGACCCAGACGTTAAGCCGTACCATTATGACCTCAGCAACCACGCTGATGGTGGTACTGATGCTCTATATCTTTGGCGGTGCGTTGCTGGAAGGCTTCTCTCTGACCATGTTGATTGGTGTGTCAATTGGTACTGTTTCGTCAATCTACGTGGCGTCTGCGCTGGCTCTGAAACTGGGCATGAAGCGTGAACACATGTTGCAGCAGAAAGTGGAAAAAGAGGGCGCAGATCAGCCTTCGATCCTTCCGTAA
- the yajC gene encoding preprotein translocase subunit YajC yields MSLFISDAVAATGAPSQGSPYSLVIMLVVFGLIFYFMILRPQQKRSKEHKKLMDSIGKGDEVMTTGGLIGRVTKVAETGYVVIALNDTNEVMIKRDFVAAVLPKGTMKSI; encoded by the coding sequence ATGAGTCTTTTCATTTCCGATGCAGTCGCAGCGACCGGCGCACCGTCACAGGGAAGTCCTTACTCTCTGGTTATCATGCTGGTGGTTTTTGGTCTAATCTTCTATTTCATGATCCTGCGCCCGCAGCAGAAACGTTCTAAAGAACACAAAAAACTGATGGACTCTATCGGTAAAGGTGACGAGGTCATGACCACCGGTGGTCTGATCGGTCGCGTAACTAAAGTAGCCGAAACCGGTTATGTGGTTATCGCACTGAACGACACCAACGAAGTGATGATCAAACGTGACTTCGTGGCAGCAGTTCTGCCAAAAGGCACGATGAAGTCTATCTAA
- the ribD gene encoding bifunctional diaminohydroxyphosphoribosylaminopyrimidine deaminase/5-amino-6-(5-phosphoribosylamino)uracil reductase RibD, with amino-acid sequence MLPDQPSSVQNLSDESPADERYMARAFELARLGRFTTTPNPNVGCVIVLNGEIVGEGYHLRAGEPHAEVHALRMAGEKARGATAYVTLEPCSHHGRTPPCADALLAAGVSRVVAAMQDPNPEVAGRGLYRLKQNGIDVSHGLMHSQAEAVNLGFLKRMRTGFPYVQLKMGASLDGRTAMASGESQWITSPAARADVQRFRAESSAILSTSATVLADNPSLNVRWSELGSEVQAIYPEGNLRQPLRIILDSQNRVTPQHQLVNIPGDVLLARLEADSQVWPESVEQWRVAGRDNRIDLVLLMMQLAKRQINAIWVEAGAQLAGALLQAGLVDELIVYMAPKLLGNNGRALCELPGLQHLTDAPEFAFSDIRQIGPDLRLRLKPVY; translated from the coding sequence ATGCTGCCTGACCAACCGTCTTCTGTTCAAAATCTTTCTGATGAATCACCTGCTGATGAACGCTATATGGCGCGCGCTTTCGAACTGGCGCGTCTCGGGCGTTTCACCACCACACCCAATCCCAATGTGGGATGCGTCATTGTATTAAATGGCGAAATTGTCGGCGAAGGCTATCATTTGCGTGCCGGTGAACCGCACGCCGAAGTCCATGCTTTGCGCATGGCCGGTGAGAAAGCCCGCGGCGCGACTGCCTACGTAACCCTCGAACCTTGCAGCCATCACGGGCGCACACCGCCTTGTGCCGATGCCTTGCTGGCCGCCGGTGTCAGCCGCGTGGTCGCCGCGATGCAGGATCCGAATCCGGAAGTCGCCGGTCGCGGTTTATACCGCCTTAAACAGAATGGTATTGACGTCAGCCACGGGCTGATGCATTCCCAGGCAGAAGCCGTAAACCTCGGTTTTCTCAAACGCATGCGTACAGGTTTTCCTTACGTGCAGCTGAAAATGGGCGCGTCTCTGGATGGCAGAACGGCGATGGCCTCCGGCGAAAGCCAGTGGATCACGTCTCCGGCAGCCCGTGCGGATGTTCAGCGTTTTCGTGCTGAAAGCTCGGCCATTCTGAGCACAAGCGCCACCGTGCTGGCCGATAATCCTTCGCTGAATGTGCGCTGGAGCGAACTGGGCAGTGAAGTGCAGGCGATTTATCCCGAGGGAAATCTGCGCCAGCCGCTGCGTATCATTCTCGACAGCCAGAATCGTGTTACACCGCAGCATCAGCTGGTGAATATTCCCGGTGATGTCTTGCTGGCGCGCCTTGAAGCAGATTCACAGGTCTGGCCGGAGTCCGTCGAACAATGGCGCGTGGCCGGGCGCGATAACCGTATTGATCTGGTTCTGCTGATGATGCAGCTGGCAAAACGCCAGATAAACGCCATCTGGGTGGAAGCGGGCGCGCAGCTGGCCGGCGCCTTATTACAAGCGGGTCTGGTTGATGAATTAATCGTTTATATGGCGCCTAAGTTATTGGGTAATAATGGGCGAGCACTTTGCGAGTTGCCCGGTTTGCAACATCTGACTGATGCGCCGGAGTTTGCTTTCAGCGATATCCGCCAGATTGGCCCTGACTTACGTTTACGCCTGAAACCGGTGTACTGA
- the nusB gene encoding transcription antitermination factor NusB, whose translation MKPAARRRARECAVQALYSWQLSKNDIADVELEFLTEQDVKDVDIAYFRELLAGVANSAEKLDALMAPYLSRQLDELGQVERAILRLALFELSKRQDVPYKVAINEAIELAKTFGAEDSHKFVNGVLDKAGPHIRKK comes from the coding sequence GTGAAACCTGCTGCTCGTCGCCGCGCCCGTGAATGTGCCGTTCAGGCGCTTTACTCCTGGCAGTTGTCGAAAAATGACATCGCCGATGTTGAATTAGAATTCCTGACCGAGCAGGATGTCAAAGACGTAGACATTGCCTATTTCCGCGAACTGCTGGCTGGTGTAGCAAACAGTGCTGAGAAACTCGATGCACTGATGGCGCCATACCTGTCCCGCCAGCTGGATGAACTGGGCCAGGTGGAAAGAGCGATTTTGCGTCTGGCTCTGTTTGAGCTGAGCAAACGCCAGGACGTCCCTTACAAAGTGGCGATCAACGAAGCCATTGAACTGGCGAAAACTTTTGGTGCGGAAGACAGCCATAAGTTCGTCAACGGTGTGCTGGATAAAGCAGGCCCGCATATTCGTAAAAAATGA
- a CDS encoding aldo/keto reductase — protein sequence MQYTTLGKTGLNVSRLCLGCMTFGEPDRGTHAWTLPEESSRPIIKQALDAGINFFDTANSYSDGSSEEIVGRALKDFAKRDEIVVATKVYNAVTGLKPGLSRASIMQSIDDSLRRLGMEYVDLLQIHRWDYETPIEETLEALNDVVKAGKARFIGASSMHAHQFKQALDVSEQNGWASFVSMQDQYNLIQREEENEMYPLCLERNIAVLPWSPLARGKLTRPWGETTARSVSDNFAKTLYDATDEADGKIAERVGKIAEDHGVPRAQIALAWILSKHVVTAPIIGASRAAHLEDAVAALEIKLSIEEIAELEMAYVPHEATGFK from the coding sequence ATGCAATACACCACCTTAGGAAAAACCGGTCTGAACGTCTCACGCCTGTGTCTGGGCTGTATGACGTTTGGCGAACCGGATCGCGGAACTCATGCCTGGACGCTGCCCGAAGAAAGCAGCCGCCCGATCATTAAGCAGGCACTCGACGCGGGTATCAATTTCTTTGATACCGCCAACAGTTATTCCGACGGCAGCAGTGAAGAAATCGTCGGTCGCGCCCTGAAAGACTTCGCAAAACGCGATGAGATTGTCGTCGCCACCAAAGTCTATAACGCGGTCACTGGCCTGAAGCCGGGACTGTCGCGCGCCTCGATTATGCAATCTATCGATGACAGCCTGCGCCGCCTTGGCATGGAGTATGTCGATCTGCTGCAAATCCATCGCTGGGATTACGAAACACCGATTGAGGAAACGCTGGAAGCGCTAAACGACGTCGTGAAAGCCGGTAAGGCACGCTTTATCGGCGCATCATCCATGCATGCGCATCAGTTTAAACAGGCGCTGGATGTCTCAGAGCAAAATGGCTGGGCGAGCTTTGTGTCGATGCAGGATCAATACAATCTGATCCAGCGTGAAGAAGAAAACGAAATGTATCCGCTGTGTCTGGAAAGGAACATCGCGGTGCTGCCGTGGAGTCCGCTGGCACGCGGCAAACTGACCCGTCCGTGGGGAGAAACCACCGCACGTTCAGTTTCCGACAATTTTGCCAAAACGTTGTACGACGCTACCGATGAAGCTGACGGTAAAATCGCTGAACGTGTGGGTAAAATTGCCGAAGATCACGGCGTACCGCGCGCGCAGATCGCACTGGCGTGGATCCTGAGCAAGCACGTGGTAACGGCTCCGATTATCGGCGCTTCACGCGCAGCTCATCTGGAAGATGCTGTCGCCGCACTGGAGATAAAACTCTCCATTGAAGAAATCGCCGAACTGGAAATGGCCTACGTGCCGCACGAAGCCACCGGTTTCAAATGA
- the nrdR gene encoding transcriptional regulator NrdR has protein sequence MHCPFCAAVDTKVIDSRLVGDGSQVRRRRQCLVCHERFTTFEVAELVMPRVIKSNEVREPFNEDKLRGGFLKALEKRPVSSDDVETAISHIKSQLRATGEREIPAKMIGNLVMDALKGLDKVAYIRFASVYRSFEDIREFGEEIARLQD, from the coding sequence ATGCATTGCCCATTTTGTGCCGCTGTTGATACTAAAGTCATCGATTCCCGTCTGGTAGGCGATGGATCGCAGGTTCGCCGCCGCCGTCAGTGTCTGGTGTGCCATGAGCGTTTTACCACCTTTGAAGTGGCTGAACTGGTGATGCCACGCGTCATTAAAAGCAATGAAGTTCGCGAACCTTTCAACGAAGACAAACTTCGCGGCGGTTTTCTCAAAGCGCTGGAAAAACGCCCGGTCAGCTCTGATGATGTCGAAACGGCCATCAGTCACATTAAGTCGCAACTGCGCGCAACCGGCGAACGTGAAATCCCAGCCAAGATGATCGGCAATCTGGTGATGGACGCCCTGAAAGGGCTGGATAAAGTCGCCTACATTCGCTTTGCCTCGGTGTATCGCAGCTTCGAAGATATCCGTGAATTTGGTGAAGAGATCGCCCGTCTTCAGGACTAA